The nucleotide sequence AGGCTCGTGCATTGTGCTCAACATATGTATCCATGAGTGGAGGGTAGCATGGAAGGGAATTGTTTGCAATGAGCTAAAATACAACTGTATTTATTGTATTGTTTTAGAAATGATAGGAGTATAGGTAAGGATCCCTTGTATGCGGTGAGACTGCATGAGGGCAATGCTTTTTGCCCTGCTGGTAAAGCATGCAATCTCGGGAAGTTCTGTATACCGAGCTCTGCGAATGAGCGTAATATGTGCTTTGAAACGGGTATCCTTGAAGACCACATGATACTCTTGCAACAGGGTTACAAGTGTTTTCTGTAATTGAAACAATCCTGTATGATGGGCTATCCCATTGTAGATGATGTCACC is from uncultured Sphaerochaeta sp. and encodes:
- the thpR gene encoding RNA 2',3'-cyclic phosphodiesterase, producing MRLFYALLFPESTLQQLTSIQNTIVPYLTKGNPTSKGNLHLTLAFLGEQDEKILPLLSDILEATPKREMELLFNHVGTFPKKGGDIIYNGIAHHTGLFQLQKTLVTLLQEYHVVFKDTRFKAHITLIRRARYTELPEIACFTSRAKSIALMQSHRIQGILTYTPIISKTIQ